Sequence from the bacterium genome:
GCTGGGACGCCAACGAGAACGAGTTCCACGCCAAGACGAAGATCTTCTCGGTGCTGGCCGACGCGATGGAGGTCGAGCTCGGCAAGGAGGAGGGACGGGCGGCGGTCTCCCGTGCCCGCCGGCGCCAGGGCAAGGACATGGGCACGCAGATGGCCGAACGGTCACGAGCCAAGGGCGACCCGCTCAGCCTCAACAACTTCTTCAAGGAGTTCTGGAGCTACTTCGCCTGGTCGCCGAAGCTCGACACCGAGCGCTACTACGAGGAGGACGGCAACCTGGCGAAGTACGTCCTGCGACTCAACTGCCCCATCGGGGACTACCTGCGCGACAACGCCCCCGACGTGGAGTTCTCGTCCAACTTCTGCGACCTCGACGAGTTCATCGCGCTCACGTACAACCCCAATATCCGCTACTCCCGCAAGCGCTGGGTACCGGCGGGCGACCATTACAGCGAGCTGATCTGGGAGCTCGACAGCGAAGACGTCCTGGGCTGAGCTCTCCGGCATCCCCGTTCTTCGTTGGCTGAGGGCATACCGATGACCATGCGCGCCTTGTTGATGCTCGGCAAGAACCAGTTGGAGATGGCCGACATCGCCGTGCCGGAGCGGCCCGCCAACTGGGCGCTGGTGCGGGTGCGCGCCTCGGCGCTCGGGCTGTTTCACGAGCAGATGGCCGCCGGCATGATCGACACCAAGGGCCTGCCGCGGATCCTCGGCCACGAGATCGTGGGTGAGATCGTCGAGGCCGACTCACCGGCCACGCCGCCGCCGGGATCGCTGGTGGTGGCCGACGCCGTGGTGGGCTGCGGGGTCTGCGAGTGGTGCGTGCGCGGCAGCGAGAGCATCTGCCCCTGGATGACCCACCTGGGGATCGATCTGGACGGCGGCTTCGCCGAGTACGCGGTCGTACCCGAGTCCAACCTGTTCCTGCTGTCACCCGACACGCCGCTGGACGAGGCGGTGATGCTGTCATCGGCGCTGCCGGCGGCGGTCCACGGCATGCGCCGGTCGGGAATCGCCGCAGGCTCGCGCATGGTCATCTCCGGCGTCGGCAGCATCGGCTTCACGGTGTGCCAAGTGGCCCGGGCCATGGGCGCCACCAGCATCGTCGCAGCCGACGTTGCGGCCGATCACCTGGCTGCCGTCGAGCCCTGGGTGGATGCCACGGTCGACGTCTCGGGAATGTCGCCGAGTGAATCCTCAGAGGCGATCCGGGAGGCTCTCGGCGCTCCGCACGGCGCCGACCTGACTTTCGAGGCCTCGGGCCATCCCTCCAGCGTGGACACGGTGCTGCGCGCCGCCCGCCCGGGCGGGACCGTGGTGCTCATGGGCATCGTCCACGGCTCTGCCACGCTGCATTTCGAGGACTTCCTGTTCGATTGCATCAAGCGCGAACTCAACATCATCGCCACGTTCGGCTTCACCCGCGCCGACTTCCTCCTCGGCAACGCCCTCTACGAGTCCGGCGCCCTGGATCTGCGCCCGCTGATCGGCCCGACGGTGCCGCTCGAGGGCGTGCCCGCGGCCCTCGCCGCCATCGCCGCCGCCGGAACCGGCGGCAAGCGCCAGGTCGTCGATGTCGCCATCGACTGAACCGCTAACCGGCCAGCCAGCCTCCGTCGGCGGGGACGTAGGCACCGGTCATGAAGGAAGCGGCCTCGGACGTCAGGAAGGCGGCCAGTTCGGCGATCTCCTCCGGCTCGCCAGGGCGGCCCAAGGGCGTCTTGCTCATCAGCCATCCCCCCCGCACCGGGTCGGCGATGCTGTTGGCGCTCATGGGGGTGTTGATCACGCCAGGGCCGATCACGTTGACCCTGATGTCGTGGGCCGCGAAGTCCAGGGCAAGGCCTTTGCCGAGCATCAGCACACCACCCTTGGAGCTCACGTAGGCGGCGAAGTTGGGCAGGGCGATCTTCGAGTTGATCGAGCCGATCAGCACGATCGAGCCGCCGTGACCCTTGTGGCGCATCGCCCGTGCGGTGTGCTGGGCGGTGAGGAAGCAGCCGG
This genomic interval carries:
- a CDS encoding L-2-amino-thiazoline-4-carboxylic acid hydrolase, which codes for MVTYDRVEIAYPELKDLADAIEDGPGDRLARTKEGGTVDHDGQRRYLERYYEIAADDPIQQGWDANENEFHAKTKIFSVLADAMEVELGKEEGRAAVSRARRRQGKDMGTQMAERSRAKGDPLSLNNFFKEFWSYFAWSPKLDTERYYEEDGNLAKYVLRLNCPIGDYLRDNAPDVEFSSNFCDLDEFIALTYNPNIRYSRKRWVPAGDHYSELIWELDSEDVLG
- a CDS encoding alcohol dehydrogenase catalytic domain-containing protein; this encodes MTMRALLMLGKNQLEMADIAVPERPANWALVRVRASALGLFHEQMAAGMIDTKGLPRILGHEIVGEIVEADSPATPPPGSLVVADAVVGCGVCEWCVRGSESICPWMTHLGIDLDGGFAEYAVVPESNLFLLSPDTPLDEAVMLSSALPAAVHGMRRSGIAAGSRMVISGVGSIGFTVCQVARAMGATSIVAADVAADHLAAVEPWVDATVDVSGMSPSESSEAIREALGAPHGADLTFEASGHPSSVDTVLRAARPGGTVVLMGIVHGSATLHFEDFLFDCIKRELNIIATFGFTRADFLLGNALYESGALDLRPLIGPTVPLEGVPAALAAIAAAGTGGKRQVVDVAID
- a CDS encoding SDR family NAD(P)-dependent oxidoreductase; this encodes MQVSLVTGAASGIGAATARRLAARGDAVVCADLDGDGAAATAGGLGRAMAFALDVTDEAATAAMVEATLERFDDLHNVVACAGMELHGHSLDFSVEDFRRTVDVNLTGCFLTAQHTARAMRHKGHGGSIVLIGSINSKIALPNFAAYVSSKGGVLMLGKGLALDFAAHDIRVNVIGPGVINTPMSANSIADPVRGGWLMSKTPLGRPGEPEEIAELAAFLTSEAASFMTGAYVPADGGWLAG